The proteins below come from a single Chryseobacterium sp. MA9 genomic window:
- a CDS encoding tryptophanase has product MNLPYAEPFRIKMVEEIYQSTREEREQWLKEANYNLFNLRSSHVYIDLLTDSGTGAMSDKQWSALMTGDESYAGSRSFEQLQKTVEKITGFKYLLPTHQGRAAENVLFSVLVKEGDVVPGNSHFDTTKGHIEIRKAHAIDCTIDEAFDINDLHPFKGNINLEKLEEVYKSHPKENIPFCLITITCNSSGGQPVSLENMKAVKALSDQYGIPVFFDSARFAENAYFIKKREAGQENRSIKEICKEIFSYGDGMTMSSKKDGLVNIGGFIALNNEDVFRKASNFTIIYEGFITYGGMAGRDMAALAVGLDEATEFAYLESRISQVEYLGNKLIEYGIPVQKPIGGHAVFIDSLNFLPNVSREEYPAQTLGLEIYKEAGIRTVEIGTLLADRDPATRENRYPKLELVRLAIPRRTYTNNHMDYIAAAIKNVYERREEIAKGYKITWEPEILRHFTVQLEKA; this is encoded by the coding sequence ATGAATTTACCGTACGCGGAACCTTTCCGCATTAAAATGGTGGAAGAAATCTATCAATCCACCAGAGAAGAAAGAGAGCAGTGGCTTAAAGAAGCTAATTATAACCTTTTCAACTTAAGATCTTCACATGTTTATATTGACCTGCTTACCGATTCAGGAACCGGAGCAATGTCTGATAAACAATGGTCTGCTTTGATGACCGGAGATGAAAGCTATGCAGGATCCCGTTCTTTTGAGCAATTACAGAAAACTGTTGAAAAAATTACAGGATTCAAATATTTATTACCAACACACCAGGGAAGAGCTGCTGAAAATGTTCTTTTTTCAGTATTGGTAAAAGAAGGTGATGTAGTTCCTGGGAACTCTCATTTTGACACAACAAAAGGACATATCGAGATCAGAAAGGCACATGCCATCGACTGTACAATCGATGAAGCTTTTGACATTAATGACCTTCACCCTTTCAAAGGTAATATCAACCTTGAAAAACTGGAAGAAGTTTATAAAAGCCACCCTAAAGAAAACATCCCTTTCTGCTTAATTACCATTACATGTAACTCTTCAGGAGGACAGCCTGTATCATTAGAAAACATGAAGGCTGTAAAAGCACTTTCTGACCAATATGGAATCCCTGTTTTCTTTGATTCAGCGAGATTTGCAGAGAATGCTTACTTCATCAAAAAAAGAGAAGCAGGGCAGGAAAACAGAAGCATCAAAGAAATCTGTAAGGAAATTTTCTCTTATGGAGATGGGATGACAATGAGTTCTAAAAAAGACGGCTTAGTAAATATCGGCGGATTCATTGCTCTGAATAATGAAGATGTGTTCAGAAAAGCATCCAACTTTACCATCATTTATGAAGGATTTATTACCTATGGAGGAATGGCCGGAAGAGATATGGCCGCATTGGCAGTAGGTCTTGATGAGGCAACTGAATTTGCTTACCTTGAAAGCAGAATATCTCAGGTTGAATATCTGGGTAATAAACTGATTGAATATGGAATCCCTGTTCAAAAACCAATTGGAGGGCACGCTGTATTTATTGATTCCCTCAACTTCCTTCCGAATGTTTCCCGTGAAGAGTATCCGGCACAGACATTAGGGCTTGAAATTTATAAAGAAGCAGGAATCAGAACCGTAGAAATCGGGACATTATTGGCCGACAGAGATCCTGCTACAAGAGAAAACCGCTATCCGAAGTTAGAATTGGTACGTCTTGCAATTCCTAGAAGAACTTATACCAATAACCATATGGACTATATTGCTGCTGCTATCAAGAACGTTTATGAAAGACGTGAAGAAATAGCAAAAGGATACAAGATCACCTGGGAACCGGAAATCTTAAGACACTTTACTGTTCAGCTTGAAAAAGCTTAA
- a CDS encoding FAD-dependent monooxygenase, translating into MKKIAVVGAGISGLSMANYLEKYKIDYHIYERRKKKDLTGHGFLIPQEGMDYLYQILDPDLLLRHGNFLKKYIQYSHTGKILAEKELNNVFAILRHSLIDLLAQNISPEKITYEQTIIPDDRQNGKLKLSDGTDIDADIAVISDGSKSRIRSCIFKDETMKVVRESEVVNIVQDKEIADSIEDDFIKFHHEEGGLTFGILKLSADTILWYSQFDNEKYMINECSAENLRKYMLEVFQNWHPLVSSIIQKSDYKNVHLWRVYELEKLNPFYKDNIVFIGDAAHPLIPFTSQGVTSALKDSFLLTKYLVEEESETEAFRKYEADRKPEIEVHINNGRALLNQFLLPLSQQSENILPISYK; encoded by the coding sequence ATGAAGAAAATTGCTGTCGTGGGTGCCGGTATTTCCGGCTTAAGCATGGCGAATTACTTAGAAAAATATAAGATTGATTATCACATTTATGAAAGGCGAAAAAAGAAAGATCTGACAGGTCACGGATTTCTCATTCCACAAGAAGGAATGGATTATCTTTATCAAATCCTTGATCCTGATCTTCTTCTTCGTCATGGCAATTTTCTAAAAAAATATATACAGTACTCTCATACAGGGAAAATACTGGCAGAAAAGGAGCTGAACAATGTTTTCGCAATTTTAAGACATTCATTAATTGATCTGCTGGCTCAAAATATTTCTCCTGAAAAAATAACCTACGAACAAACCATAATTCCCGATGACAGACAGAATGGAAAACTGAAGCTTTCGGACGGAACGGATATTGACGCAGACATTGCTGTTATTTCCGATGGTTCTAAAAGCCGTATCAGAAGCTGTATTTTTAAAGATGAAACCATGAAAGTGGTAAGAGAAAGTGAAGTGGTTAACATCGTTCAGGATAAGGAAATTGCAGATTCTATTGAAGATGATTTTATAAAATTTCATCATGAAGAAGGAGGCCTGACATTTGGAATCCTTAAACTTTCCGCTGATACCATTCTTTGGTATTCACAGTTTGATAATGAGAAATACATGATCAATGAGTGTTCAGCAGAGAATCTAAGGAAATACATGCTTGAAGTTTTTCAAAACTGGCATCCTTTAGTCTCATCAATTATACAGAAATCAGACTATAAAAACGTACATTTATGGCGTGTGTATGAGTTGGAAAAATTGAATCCCTTTTATAAGGATAATATTGTATTCATAGGAGATGCAGCCCATCCGCTGATTCCTTTTACGAGCCAGGGAGTAACCTCTGCATTAAAAGATTCTTTTTTATTAACGAAATATTTAGTTGAAGAAGAAAGTGAAACAGAAGCCTTCCGCAAGTATGAAGCAGACAGAAAACCTGAAATTGAAGTTCATATCAACAATGGAAGAGCATTGCTCAACCAGTTCCTGCTCCCGCTCAGCCAACAATCAGAAAATATTTTACCCATATCTTATAAATAA
- a CDS encoding pyridoxal phosphate-dependent aminotransferase: MFSNNDINFEALKRKAYNGRWATLEEGIIPLTAADPDFRTAHEIEQGIIEYLKDGYLSYGPFSGLPEFKKSVADHFNKEKHGTFSPENILAVNSAAQGMFLIASYVLNPGDEAIILDPVDFLFKKSVETAGGKVMLCPVNTITGDIDFEKLVSLINPKTKLISICNPHNPLGKVYSKEVLIKIAEIASAHDLWVMSDEIWSDIIYDNKDFHTYSSVSEKAKRKSFTVYGFSKSFGIAGLRIGAVLCNDQDILEEFTEKSNFNSTIEGVSTLSQIAGSVALEKAKPWYKNFLAHLQSNRNLAFELLSCSEIVNPNLPEATFVLFPKIQNGMSSDQFAQHVLTQGKVAIVPGSERWFGKGAEGHIRICFSTSQEILEEGINRIITSF; encoded by the coding sequence ATGTTCAGCAATAACGATATCAATTTTGAAGCACTGAAAAGAAAAGCCTATAACGGAAGATGGGCAACTCTGGAAGAAGGAATTATCCCTCTTACTGCTGCAGATCCTGACTTCAGGACAGCCCATGAAATAGAACAGGGAATCATTGAATACCTTAAAGACGGCTATCTAAGCTATGGACCGTTTTCTGGCCTTCCGGAATTCAAAAAAAGTGTTGCAGATCATTTCAATAAAGAGAAACATGGAACTTTTTCTCCTGAAAATATTCTGGCAGTCAACAGTGCTGCTCAGGGGATGTTCCTGATTGCCTCATATGTTCTGAATCCGGGAGATGAAGCCATTATTCTGGATCCTGTAGATTTTCTTTTCAAAAAATCAGTAGAAACAGCAGGCGGAAAAGTGATGCTTTGCCCAGTAAATACGATAACGGGAGACATTGATTTTGAAAAACTGGTTTCTTTAATCAATCCCAAAACCAAACTTATAAGCATCTGCAATCCACACAATCCACTGGGAAAAGTATATTCTAAAGAAGTATTAATAAAAATAGCAGAGATCGCCTCAGCTCACGATCTTTGGGTGATGAGCGATGAAATCTGGAGTGATATTATTTATGACAACAAAGATTTTCATACCTATTCTTCCGTTTCTGAGAAAGCAAAGAGAAAAAGCTTTACCGTTTATGGGTTTTCAAAATCATTTGGAATAGCAGGACTGAGAATCGGGGCAGTATTGTGTAATGATCAGGATATCCTTGAAGAGTTTACAGAGAAATCCAATTTCAATTCAACAATAGAAGGAGTTTCTACGTTGTCACAGATTGCCGGAAGTGTAGCTTTGGAGAAAGCAAAGCCTTGGTATAAAAATTTTTTAGCACATTTACAGAGTAACAGGAATCTTGCTTTTGAATTATTAAGCTGTTCAGAAATTGTAAACCCCAATCTGCCTGAGGCCACTTTTGTCCTGTTTCCAAAGATTCAAAACGGAATGTCCAGCGATCAATTTGCCCAACATGTGTTAACACAGGGAAAAGTTGCCATTGTTCCAGGATCAGAAAGATGGTTCGGAAAAGGGGCAGAAGGACACATCAGAATTTGCTTTTCCACATCACAGGAAATTTTAGAAGAAGGAATTAACAGAATTATTACCAGTTTTTAA
- a CDS encoding TonB-dependent siderophore receptor, which translates to MKIKYISIIFLGVSTLSYAQQIKDTLKESKIDEVAITGSRNKKRTVVNTPVPIDIIDIKQVSQSTGQVEINQLLQFSAPSFNSNKQSGSDGADAVDPATLRGLGPDQTLLLLNGKRYHQSSLINLFGTKGRGNTGYDMNTIPIGAIKRVEVLRDGASAQYGSDAIAGVINVILNDRDKGFEGNAFYGMNLFKSPGNNDVVSDHKVDGTTFDFSGNLGTKIGSKGGFGNFTVEFMNKDYAIRNANPDIYNDPLAPRQRFGDAKAQNIYFFGNIELPLSDALKFYSRQGFSHRNTKAYAWTRSADADGNIPEIYPTGFNPIENTSITDFTFDNGLKFKVAGWDVDFYNAFGNNRFTYQIDNTINATLGIKSPTSFNAGGHSLLQNTTGFNAVKQFKVLEGLNIAFGSEFRYEKFDIIKGEEASYAMYDVNGNPVTASTPQNLLVTNPLSGNVRPGGSQGFPGYSTDIGKSRNNFAAYVDTELDVTKNWMVSIAGRFENYNDFGSTLNGKFATRYAITPQFAFRGSVSTGFRAPSLAQKYYSQQFTNFQGGQLVTIQLASNDSKIAGSLGIPQLKQETSVNGSAGFTFNTGKFTATVDGYYIQVKNRIVLTGYFAQADLPAEVQAENPYIDQVQFFSNAIDTKTKGVDLILSYTENLGSGKLTATLAGNYNDMEITKVNTSEKLAGKEDIYLSEREKAFILASAPKTKVNLNLNYKINKFNANLQLVRFDKATLIGYDGTEQVYNPKVTTDISFGYEFCKNLNLTLGSKNLFNRYPTLQTTQVSSGNTESGGIFDPVQMGFAGRQAFARLNFKF; encoded by the coding sequence ATGAAAATAAAATACATCAGCATTATTTTTCTTGGAGTTTCCACTCTTTCCTATGCCCAGCAAATAAAGGATACCTTGAAAGAATCTAAAATAGACGAAGTAGCAATCACCGGAAGCCGGAATAAAAAAAGAACAGTAGTAAATACGCCCGTTCCTATTGATATTATCGACATCAAACAGGTGAGCCAGTCAACAGGGCAAGTAGAAATCAACCAGCTTTTACAGTTTTCCGCACCTTCTTTCAATTCCAACAAACAATCGGGGTCTGACGGTGCTGATGCAGTAGATCCTGCCACTTTAAGAGGTTTAGGTCCTGATCAAACCCTGCTTTTATTAAATGGAAAAAGATATCACCAGTCTTCACTGATCAATCTTTTCGGAACTAAAGGAAGAGGAAACACAGGATACGACATGAATACCATTCCCATTGGCGCCATAAAAAGAGTGGAGGTCCTTCGTGACGGAGCCTCAGCTCAATATGGTTCTGATGCTATCGCAGGAGTAATCAATGTCATTCTTAATGACCGGGATAAAGGTTTTGAAGGAAATGCTTTTTATGGAATGAATCTTTTCAAAAGTCCCGGAAATAACGATGTGGTTTCTGATCACAAAGTGGACGGAACAACCTTTGATTTCAGTGGAAATTTAGGAACTAAAATAGGATCAAAAGGAGGTTTTGGAAACTTTACGGTAGAATTTATGAACAAAGATTATGCGATACGAAATGCAAATCCTGATATTTACAATGATCCGCTGGCACCAAGACAGCGCTTCGGGGATGCAAAAGCTCAGAACATTTACTTTTTCGGAAATATTGAGCTTCCCTTATCTGATGCTCTGAAATTCTATTCCCGTCAGGGCTTTTCACATAGAAATACCAAAGCCTACGCATGGACAAGATCAGCAGATGCAGACGGAAATATTCCTGAAATTTATCCTACAGGATTCAATCCGATTGAAAATACAAGCATTACAGATTTTACGTTTGACAACGGCCTGAAATTCAAGGTTGCCGGATGGGATGTAGATTTTTATAATGCTTTTGGCAACAACAGATTTACCTATCAGATTGACAATACGATTAATGCCACTCTTGGTATCAAATCACCTACAAGCTTTAATGCCGGAGGGCATTCATTATTACAGAATACAACCGGTTTTAATGCGGTGAAGCAGTTCAAGGTGCTGGAAGGACTTAATATCGCTTTCGGATCGGAATTCAGGTATGAAAAATTTGACATCATCAAAGGGGAAGAAGCTTCTTATGCCATGTATGATGTAAATGGAAACCCTGTAACTGCCAGCACACCCCAAAACTTACTGGTCACCAACCCTTTAAGCGGTAATGTAAGGCCGGGTGGTTCTCAGGGATTTCCGGGATATTCTACAGACATTGGCAAAAGCAGAAATAACTTTGCGGCATATGTAGACACTGAACTTGACGTTACAAAAAACTGGATGGTAAGCATTGCCGGAAGATTTGAAAATTATAATGATTTCGGAAGCACTTTAAATGGAAAATTCGCAACAAGATATGCAATCACCCCGCAGTTTGCCTTCCGTGGTTCCGTTTCTACCGGGTTCAGAGCTCCTTCTCTGGCTCAGAAATACTACAGCCAGCAGTTTACCAACTTTCAGGGTGGCCAATTGGTTACCATTCAGCTAGCTTCTAATGATAGTAAAATTGCAGGCAGCCTTGGAATTCCTCAATTAAAACAGGAAACATCCGTGAATGGAAGTGCCGGATTTACGTTTAACACAGGAAAATTTACAGCAACAGTGGATGGATATTATATTCAGGTAAAAAACAGAATCGTTCTTACCGGATATTTCGCACAAGCAGACTTGCCGGCAGAAGTTCAGGCAGAGAATCCATATATTGACCAGGTACAGTTTTTCTCCAATGCTATAGATACCAAAACAAAAGGAGTGGATCTTATTTTAAGCTACACTGAAAACCTTGGTTCCGGGAAACTGACTGCTACCTTAGCCGGAAACTATAATGATATGGAAATCACCAAAGTGAATACTTCAGAAAAGCTTGCAGGGAAGGAAGATATTTACCTGAGCGAAAGAGAAAAAGCTTTTATTCTCGCTTCTGCCCCAAAAACAAAAGTCAATTTAAACCTCAATTATAAGATCAACAAATTCAATGCGAATCTGCAGCTGGTAAGGTTTGACAAAGCAACACTGATTGGTTATGATGGTACAGAACAGGTATATAACCCAAAAGTAACTACCGATATTTCTTTCGGCTACGAGTTTTGCAAGAACCTGAACCTGACCCTGGGCAGTAAAAATTTATTCAACAGATATCCAACTCTGCAAACCACTCAGGTGAGCAGCGGGAATACAGAATCCGGAGGTATTTTTGATCCCGTACAGATGGGATTTGCCGGAAGACAGGCTTTTGCCAGACTTAACTTTAAGTTTTAA
- a CDS encoding PQQ-dependent sugar dehydrogenase, which translates to MKINQFYVPVLSLFLILSSCKENHANAQKTGNDGSVETEKPNSDYKPAFKGQTRIKAVKTTMAYNVEILNKDLGRPWGIINLPDGKFLITDKKGHMNIVSTDGKQVSKIEGFPKVDSKGQGGMLDVALDPDFTTNNIIYFSFSEPFGKGNLTSVAKGKLSADLKNISEVKVIFRAEPSYDGDKHYGSRLAFDKDGNLFVSTGERSDKITRVYAQKTDNYLGKILKITKDGKSAPGNPFIGKQGYKPEIYAYGVRNPQGMAIDPNGNLWDVEMGPRGGDEINLIQPGKNYGWGDVTYGIEYSGDKVGEGITQREGTEQPVYYWDPVISPSGITFYTGNIEEWKGNLIIGCLSGEHIDRIVMKDNKVVGEERLLADQKERFRDVLNGMDGNLYAVTDSGKLYKISKK; encoded by the coding sequence ATGAAAATCAATCAATTTTATGTCCCGGTACTGAGTCTTTTTCTTATTTTGTCATCGTGCAAAGAAAATCATGCAAATGCTCAGAAAACCGGAAATGACGGAAGTGTAGAGACAGAGAAGCCTAATTCTGACTATAAACCGGCATTTAAAGGGCAGACAAGAATCAAGGCAGTAAAAACTACAATGGCCTATAATGTAGAGATATTGAATAAAGATTTGGGAAGACCCTGGGGAATTATCAATTTACCTGACGGAAAATTTCTGATCACAGACAAGAAAGGTCACATGAACATTGTTTCAACGGATGGAAAACAAGTTTCAAAAATAGAAGGTTTTCCAAAAGTGGATTCAAAAGGTCAGGGTGGAATGCTTGATGTAGCCCTTGATCCTGATTTTACTACCAACAATATTATTTATTTCAGTTTTTCGGAACCGTTTGGAAAAGGAAATTTAACTTCCGTGGCGAAAGGTAAGCTGTCTGCAGATCTCAAAAATATCTCAGAAGTAAAAGTTATTTTCCGTGCAGAACCTTCTTATGATGGGGATAAACACTACGGAAGCCGTCTTGCTTTTGATAAAGATGGAAATTTATTTGTCAGCACAGGAGAAAGATCGGATAAGATAACCCGTGTATATGCTCAGAAAACGGATAATTATCTTGGGAAAATTCTAAAAATCACAAAAGACGGAAAATCGGCCCCTGGAAATCCCTTTATCGGAAAGCAGGGCTATAAACCTGAAATTTATGCTTATGGTGTACGTAATCCGCAGGGAATGGCTATTGATCCTAATGGCAATTTGTGGGATGTAGAGATGGGCCCGAGAGGCGGGGATGAGATCAATCTGATCCAACCTGGGAAAAATTACGGCTGGGGAGATGTAACCTATGGAATTGAATATTCAGGAGACAAAGTAGGAGAGGGAATCACCCAAAGAGAAGGAACTGAGCAGCCTGTTTATTACTGGGATCCCGTGATTTCACCAAGCGGAATTACTTTTTATACAGGGAATATCGAGGAATGGAAAGGAAACCTGATTATAGGATGTTTAAGCGGTGAGCATATTGACAGAATTGTAATGAAAGATAATAAAGTGGTAGGTGAAGAACGTCTTCTTGCAGATCAGAAAGAACGTTTCCGAGATGTATTAAACGGAATGGACGGAAATCTTTATGCAGTAACTGACAGCGGTAAGCTTTATAAAATTTCAAAAAAATAA
- the uvrB gene encoding excinuclease ABC subunit UvrB, protein MDFKLQSEYKPTGDQPQAIEKLTEGIEIGEKYQTLLGVTGSGKTFTVANVVKNVQRPTLVLAHNKTLAAQLFMEFKEFFPENAVEYFVSYYDYYQPEAYIATTGTYIEKDLSINEEVEKLRLSATASLLSGRRDVLIVASVSCIYGIGNPTEFHKSLISIAIGEKVTRTALLHSLVNALYARTLNEFQRGTFRVKGDVIDVFPAYTDNAIRIQFFGDEIEKIQSFDPVTGNVEDNFDQIQIYPANLFVTSKETLNGAIKDIQDDMVKQVDFFSSIGKPLEAKRLQERTELDLEMIKELGYCSGIENYSRYLDGRLPGTRPFCLIDYFPKDFLMVIDESHVTVPQVHAMYGGDRSRKEALVEYGFRLPAAMDNRPLKFEEFEAIQNQVIYVSATPADYELERTGGAYIEQIIRPTGLLDPIIEVRPTINQIDDLMEEIHKRSDADERVLVTTLTKKMAEELTKYFTKFGIRTRYIHSDVETLERIQIMQDLRLGLFDVLIGVNLLREGLDLPEVSLVAILDADKEGMLRSRRSMIQTVGRAARNVNGKAIMYADKITKSMQATLDETEYRRAKQMQYNEDHGLKPKALNKKISENLVGRSKDFPDEKYTQKEILQKVAETKATYASEDIEKMITQKQKEMETAAKNLDFIKAAKLRDEIAALKA, encoded by the coding sequence ATGGATTTTAAGCTTCAATCAGAATATAAACCTACCGGAGATCAGCCTCAAGCTATTGAAAAACTTACTGAAGGTATAGAGATCGGTGAGAAATATCAAACTCTTCTCGGAGTTACCGGCTCCGGAAAAACCTTTACGGTTGCTAATGTTGTAAAAAATGTTCAGCGCCCAACCTTAGTTCTGGCACACAATAAAACTCTTGCGGCACAGCTCTTCATGGAGTTTAAAGAGTTTTTTCCGGAAAATGCCGTAGAATACTTTGTCAGTTACTATGATTACTACCAGCCTGAGGCTTATATTGCCACAACAGGAACTTATATTGAGAAAGACCTGAGCATCAATGAAGAAGTTGAAAAACTACGTCTTTCTGCAACAGCCAGCTTGCTTTCAGGAAGAAGAGATGTTTTGATTGTGGCATCTGTTTCCTGTATTTATGGTATCGGAAACCCTACAGAATTTCATAAATCTTTAATTTCCATTGCTATCGGTGAAAAAGTGACAAGAACCGCTCTTCTCCACTCATTAGTTAATGCATTATACGCCAGAACATTAAATGAATTCCAGAGAGGAACATTCCGTGTAAAAGGAGATGTAATTGATGTTTTCCCTGCTTATACTGATAATGCCATCAGAATTCAGTTTTTTGGGGATGAAATTGAAAAGATCCAAAGCTTTGACCCTGTTACTGGGAATGTGGAGGATAATTTTGATCAAATACAAATTTATCCTGCCAATCTTTTTGTAACCTCAAAGGAGACCTTAAACGGTGCCATTAAAGACATTCAGGATGATATGGTAAAACAGGTTGATTTCTTTAGCTCTATTGGAAAACCACTAGAAGCAAAACGACTTCAGGAAAGAACTGAACTGGATCTTGAAATGATTAAAGAGCTTGGCTATTGTTCGGGAATTGAAAACTATTCAAGATATCTGGACGGCCGTCTTCCGGGAACAAGACCTTTCTGTCTGATTGATTATTTCCCTAAAGACTTTTTGATGGTTATTGATGAAAGTCACGTAACGGTTCCACAGGTTCATGCCATGTATGGTGGTGACCGAAGCAGAAAAGAGGCATTGGTGGAATACGGTTTCAGACTTCCGGCTGCGATGGACAACAGACCTTTAAAGTTTGAAGAATTTGAAGCCATTCAGAATCAGGTAATCTATGTATCTGCAACTCCTGCAGATTATGAGCTTGAGAGAACCGGAGGAGCTTATATAGAGCAGATCATCCGTCCAACAGGACTACTTGACCCGATTATTGAGGTAAGACCTACCATAAACCAGATTGATGATTTAATGGAAGAAATCCATAAAAGATCTGATGCTGATGAAAGAGTACTGGTAACCACTTTAACGAAGAAAATGGCGGAAGAGCTTACGAAATACTTTACCAAATTCGGAATCAGAACAAGATATATTCACTCTGATGTTGAAACACTTGAACGTATTCAGATTATGCAGGACCTTCGTCTAGGGCTTTTTGATGTACTTATCGGAGTTAATTTATTACGAGAAGGATTGGATTTACCTGAGGTTTCTTTGGTTGCTATTTTGGATGCCGATAAAGAAGGAATGCTGAGAAGCAGAAGATCAATGATCCAAACCGTAGGACGTGCCGCCAGGAATGTGAACGGAAAAGCAATCATGTATGCTGATAAAATCACCAAATCTATGCAGGCTACTTTGGATGAAACCGAATACCGCCGTGCCAAACAAATGCAGTACAATGAGGATCACGGCCTGAAGCCAAAAGCATTAAATAAAAAGATTTCTGAAAATCTTGTCGGAAGAAGCAAAGACTTCCCTGATGAAAAATATACCCAGAAAGAAATTCTTCAAAAAGTTGCTGAAACAAAAGCAACCTATGCAAGTGAGGATATAGAGAAAATGATTACACAGAAGCAGAAAGAAATGGAAACTGCAGCAAAAAATCTTGACTTTATAAAAGCAGCCAAGCTGAGAGATGAAATTGCAGCTTTGAAAGCTTAA
- a CDS encoding DUF3820 family protein encodes MKMPFGKYEGTVLIDLPISYLEWFNKNGMPKGKLGMQLSTVYEIKLNGLMDLLTPIRAAVRNGL; translated from the coding sequence ATGAAAATGCCTTTCGGTAAGTACGAAGGAACGGTTCTGATTGACCTTCCGATCAGCTATCTGGAATGGTTCAACAAAAACGGAATGCCAAAGGGAAAACTGGGAATGCAGCTTTCAACAGTTTATGAGATCAAATTGAACGGTTTGATGGATCTTTTGACTCCCATCAGGGCAGCAGTAAGAAACGGATTGTAA
- a CDS encoding AI-2E family transporter — MMNKDKQISSVAIKQMSLLAIIVVLAGLICFNLALFIPSVLGAITIYVVCRKYNFYLQEEKKWKPSLAAFALMFASLIVLILPIYFIADLIIDKLGNAQAYMEKFNVFLDKIHTYIFDKTGFDILSKENMAKLKDSVGKISTSALSGTFNTLTVVMSMYFILYFMLEKPRLFEKILTSSAPLKRANISLIGDKMRKLIMANAIGIPVVAVGQGIVALIGYLIFGAPGPVLLFALTAAASVIPVVGTAIVYVPVCIFMIAEGNTGQGVGLAIYCLVVVGLTDNLLRFTLLKKLENIHPLNTIFGIIMGMNLFGFMGLIFGPILISLTLLLVQIYRNEFSDEDTPPDLELPRQDDIKEKLI, encoded by the coding sequence ATGATGAATAAGGACAAACAAATAAGCAGTGTTGCGATAAAGCAGATGTCGTTGCTGGCCATTATTGTGGTATTAGCGGGTCTGATCTGTTTTAATCTGGCATTGTTTATTCCTTCAGTTTTGGGGGCGATCACCATTTATGTTGTCTGCAGAAAATATAACTTTTATCTGCAAGAAGAAAAAAAATGGAAGCCTTCACTTGCAGCATTTGCATTAATGTTTGCAAGCCTTATTGTTCTTATTCTTCCGATCTATTTTATTGCTGATCTGATTATTGATAAGCTGGGAAATGCCCAGGCTTATATGGAAAAATTCAATGTTTTTCTGGATAAAATACATACCTATATTTTCGATAAAACAGGGTTTGATATTCTGAGCAAAGAAAATATGGCAAAACTGAAAGATTCTGTAGGAAAGATTTCAACATCAGCGCTCAGTGGTACGTTCAATACCCTTACTGTAGTGATGTCTATGTATTTTATTCTCTATTTTATGCTGGAAAAGCCAAGGCTCTTCGAAAAAATCCTTACTTCTTCTGCACCGCTTAAGAGAGCTAACATTTCTTTGATTGGCGATAAAATGAGAAAGCTGATTATGGCCAATGCTATCGGAATCCCGGTTGTAGCAGTAGGACAGGGAATTGTTGCACTTATTGGATATCTTATTTTCGGAGCACCGGGACCTGTATTGCTTTTTGCATTAACAGCCGCGGCTTCAGTAATCCCCGTTGTAGGAACTGCTATTGTGTATGTTCCGGTATGTATCTTCATGATTGCTGAAGGGAATACAGGCCAGGGAGTTGGCTTAGCAATATACTGTCTTGTTGTAGTAGGTCTTACTGATAATCTTCTTCGTTTTACCCTCTTAAAGAAACTCGAAAACATTCACCCATTGAATACAATATTTGGGATTATCATGGGAATGAATCTTTTTGGCTTTATGGGGCTTATTTTCGGTCCTATTCTGATCTCACTGACACTTCTTCTGGTTCAGATCTACAGAAATGAATTTTCGGATGAAGATACACCTCCGGATCTTGAACTTCCCAGACAGGATGATATTAAAGAAAAATTAATTTAA